In the genome of Chloroflexota bacterium, one region contains:
- a CDS encoding FRG domain-containing protein — protein sequence MIPLEKHKGECASVYSGLYKRWEDFNTPIYKANKEGIRSVSEFQQAINNLRYAEKLDPKIPEFVYRGEGKTYKTYLQPVIIRRCHNLSPLKKGNHITSKEVNEIYRFQRSNTGKSFAKYISEEAVDWAHLTQHYWEEGDYLTRLLDVTKNELVALYFACYNKKYFDQDGWVFIFPRDSYRPQTKPLDSITWKDIEQGIPNSYFELYEDNEKQELPHNVPVLYEPIASPKLVDVDKRLKARLGAFIWWHPLVELNKQSYFCVLICGEAKKQIKKELFQQFNIYNGSLFPRNSALINHLEKTICWIRYHLN from the coding sequence ATGATTCCGTTAGAGAAACATAAGGGTGAATGTGCTTCTGTTTATAGCGGCTTATACAAACGTTGGGAGGATTTTAATACACCGATATACAAGGCTAATAAGGAAGGAATTCGATCAGTGTCAGAATTCCAACAAGCCATTAATAACCTACGATATGCGGAAAAACTAGATCCGAAAATACCAGAATTTGTTTATAGGGGAGAAGGAAAAACATATAAGACATATCTACAGCCAGTAATTATTAGAAGATGTCATAACCTCTCACCACTAAAAAAGGGTAATCATATCACATCTAAAGAAGTCAACGAGATTTACAGATTTCAAAGGTCTAATACTGGTAAATCATTCGCGAAGTACATATCTGAGGAAGCGGTAGATTGGGCACATCTCACCCAACACTACTGGGAAGAAGGAGACTACTTAACTAGGTTATTAGATGTAACTAAAAATGAGTTGGTCGCTTTGTATTTTGCATGTTATAACAAGAAGTACTTTGATCAAGATGGGTGGGTTTTCATATTCCCCAGAGACTCATATAGGCCACAAACAAAACCGCTTGACAGTATTACTTGGAAAGACATCGAACAAGGTATACCGAACTCTTATTTTGAATTGTATGAGGATAATGAGAAACAAGAACTGCCTCATAATGTGCCCGTTCTATATGAGCCTATTGCATCCCCCAAGTTGGTTGATGTTGATAAACGGTTAAAGGCGCGGTTAGGTGCATTTATTTGGTGGCATCCTTTAGTAGAGTTAAATAAGCAGAGTTACTTTTGTGTTCTGATTTGCGGCGAGGCGAAGAAACAAATAAAAAAAGAATTATTTCAACAATTCAATATATATAATGGCTCTCTATTCCCAAGAAATAGCGCATTAATTAATCATCTAGAAAAAACTATTTGTTGGATAAGATACCATTTAAACTAG
- the serS gene encoding serine--tRNA ligase, translating into MLDLRFIRENTKTVEEALKNRQDSAPIDDILKLDAERRQKILELENLRHTRKEAARERKTDKESAEGARDLRATVRDLEEEVKGLDGQLEDLLLQVPNVPHPSVPVGKGEEDNVAVRTWGEPKKFGFTPAPHWKLGETLDIIDFERGVKLSGTRFYVLKGLGARLQRALIWFMVDLHTGKHGYHEIYPPFMVRRECLIGSSQLPKFADNLYHDPEDDFWFVPTAEVPLTNLHREEIIPSGTLPFNYVAYTACFRREKMSAGKDTRGIKRGHQFDKVELYKFTEPEASYDELEKMVVDAEEVCRQLELPYRVSMLNTSELGFASAKSYDIEVWAPGCGEWLEVSSCSNCTDFQARRASIRYRPTPDSKPQFVHTLNGSGLALPRIMIAVMENYQQKDGTILVPEVLQPMVGEKVIR; encoded by the coding sequence ATGCTTGACCTGAGATTTATCCGTGAAAATACCAAGACCGTTGAGGAAGCGCTGAAAAACCGCCAGGACAGCGCCCCCATTGACGATATACTTAAACTTGACGCTGAGCGCCGGCAGAAAATACTCGAACTGGAGAACCTCAGACACACCCGCAAGGAAGCCGCCAGGGAAAGAAAAACGGATAAAGAGTCCGCCGAGGGTGCGCGCGACCTGCGTGCCACTGTACGCGACCTTGAGGAAGAGGTGAAGGGCTTGGATGGCCAGCTTGAGGACCTGCTATTGCAGGTGCCCAACGTTCCCCACCCCTCCGTGCCGGTCGGCAAAGGCGAAGAAGACAACGTGGCGGTGCGGACGTGGGGAGAGCCGAAAAAGTTCGGCTTTACCCCCGCTCCCCACTGGAAGCTCGGTGAAACGCTGGACATCATAGACTTTGAGCGCGGCGTGAAGCTGTCGGGGACAAGATTCTACGTGCTCAAAGGTCTGGGTGCCCGACTCCAACGCGCCCTCATCTGGTTCATGGTTGACCTCCATACGGGGAAACATGGCTATCATGAGATTTACCCGCCGTTCATGGTGAGACGCGAGTGCCTCATCGGCTCAAGCCAGCTGCCCAAGTTTGCCGATAACCTCTACCACGACCCTGAGGATGATTTCTGGTTCGTGCCCACGGCGGAGGTGCCTCTGACAAATCTCCACCGCGAAGAGATTATCCCTTCGGGTACTCTGCCCTTTAATTACGTTGCCTACACCGCCTGCTTCAGGCGGGAGAAGATGTCGGCGGGGAAGGACACGCGCGGCATCAAGCGCGGCCACCAGTTCGACAAGGTGGAGCTTTACAAGTTCACCGAGCCGGAGGCATCTTACGACGAGCTGGAGAAAATGGTCGTTGACGCCGAGGAGGTCTGCCGGCAGCTGGAATTGCCCTACCGCGTCTCCATGCTCAATACATCGGAGCTCGGCTTCGCCTCGGCCAAGTCCTATGACATCGAGGTCTGGGCCCCCGGCTGCGGGGAATGGCTTGAGGTCAGCTCCTGCTCCAACTGCACCGATTTCCAGGCACGTAGAGCCAGTATCCGCTACCGCCCCACCCCCGACTCCAAACCCCAGTTCGTCCACACGTTGAACGGCTCCGGCCTGGCCCTGCCGCGGATAATGATAGCCGTCATGGAGAACTACCAGCAGAAAGACGGCACCATTCTGGTGCCAGAGGTGCTGCAGCCGATGGTGGGGGAGAAGGTGATCAGATAG